A genomic stretch from Theobroma cacao cultivar B97-61/B2 chromosome 4, Criollo_cocoa_genome_V2, whole genome shotgun sequence includes:
- the LOC18601858 gene encoding cytochrome P450 81D11, whose translation MEETTILYSSLSLVLLLISLNFFFQSKKSHKNLPPSPPSLPILGHLHLLKPLIHRSYHTLSQKYGPIFSIQLGSRLQVVVSSSAAAEECFTKNDIILANRPKLIQGKHLGYNYTTLIASPYGDHWRNLRRIGAIEIFSSSRLNTSISVRRDEIRRLLLKLSRDSRQHFTKVELKSMLSELTFNNIMRMVAGKRYYGDEVTNEAEAKEFRDLIAEVVKHGGAANPADFFPMLSWFGQWYEKKDKKLGKRMDVFFQKLIDEHRSYRQENTSMIAHLLSLQESEPHYYTDDILKGLVLVMIVAGTDTSAVTLEWAMSNLLNHPEVLKKARAEIDSQIGQENLIDEPDVSKLHYLQSVISESLRLYPAAPLLLPHMASSDCTIGGYNVPRDAIVLINAWAIHRDPKLWDDPTSFKPERFQKEKGESHKLMSFGLGRRACPGANLAQRLVGLTLGSLIQCFEWERVDGKEIDMIEGTAGIMHKAQPLEAMCKARPIVNKVLCKENV comes from the exons ATGGAAGAAACAACAATTCTTTactcctctctttctcttgtcTTACTCCTCATTTCTTTAAACTTCTTCTTTCAATCCAAAAAATCCCACAAAAACCTCCCTCCAAGCCCACCTTCACTTCCCATCCTTGGCCACCTCCACCTCCTAAAACCCCTCATCCATCGCTCCTACCATACTCTTTCCCAAAAATACGGTCCTATCTTTTCCATCCAGCTTGGCTCTCGACTTCAGGTTGTAGTATCATCTTCAGCCGCAGCCGAGGAATGCTTCACCAAGAACGATATCATCTTGGCTAATCGCCCCAAGTTAATCCAGGGGAAGCACCTAGGCTACAACTATACCACACTTATAGCCTCGCCTTATGGTGACCATTGGCGCAACTTACGTCGAATCGGTGCCATTGAAATCTTCTCATCAAGTCGCCTAAACACATCAATAAGTGTTCGAAGAGACGAAATCAGGCGCTTGTTGCTGAAACTGTCGCGTGATTCGCGCCAACACTTCACGAAAGTGGAGCTGAAATCTATGCTCTCTGAGTTGACGTTCAATAACATCATGAGGATGGTAGCAGGGAAGCGGTACTATGGAGATGAAGTGACAAATGAAGCAGAAGCAAAAGAGTTTAGGGACTTAATAGCAGAGGTAGTTAAGCATGGTGGGGCAGCAAACCCAGCAGATTTCTTTCCGATGTTGAGCTGGTTTGGTCAATGGTATGAAAAGAAGGATAAGAAGCTTGGAAAGAGAATGGACGTGTTCTTTCAAAAGTTGATTGATGAGCACCGAAGTTACAGGCAGGAAAATACTAGTATGATTGCTCACCTTCTTTCCTTGCAAGAATCTGAGCCTCATTACTACACTGACGACATTTTGAAAGGGCTCGTATTG GTGATGATAGTTGCAGGAACAGACACATCTGCAGTCACATTAGAGTGGGCAATGTCCAATTTGCTTAACCACCCAGAAGTGTTGAAGAAAGCTAGAGCTGAAATAGACAGTCAAATTGGCCAAGAAAACTTGATTGATGAGCCAGATGTTTCCAAACTACATTACCTTCAAAGCGTCATATCCGAGTCTCTTCGATTATACCCTGCAGCTCCTCTTCTGCTTCCACATATGGCATCCAGTGATTGCACCATAGGTGGATACAACGTGCCGCGTGACGCGATCGTACTGATCAACGCATGGGCTATTCATAGGGATCCAAAACTATGGGATGATCCAACAAGTTTCAAGCCAGAGAGATTTCAAAAAGAGAAGGGAGAATCACACAAGCTCATGTCATTTGGGCTAGGAAGAAGGGCATGTCCAGGAGCAAACCTAGCTCAGCGTTTGGTGGGATTAACTCTGGGATCATTGATTCAATGCTTTGAGTGGGAAAGGGTTGATGGCAAGGAAATTGACATGATTGAAGGAACGGCAGGCATCATGCATAAAGCTCAGCCATTGGAGGCTATGTGTAAAGCTCGCCCCATCGTGAATAAGGTATTGTGCAAGGAAAATGTTTAG
- the LOC18601860 gene encoding cytochrome P450 81D11, whose protein sequence is MELESTILFSSLSLILLLFCFKLLFQIKTSKQNLPPSPSPLPFLGHLHLIKRPIHRFYHSLSQKYGPIFSLRFGSRLVVVVSSSTAAEECFTKNDIVLAYRPKLLIGKYLGYNWSTVVASPYGDHWRNLRRIGAIEIFSSSRLNAFLSIRKDEVKRLLMKLSSDDNSGQEFTKVELKSLFVDLTFNNIMRMVAGKRYHGGDSVTDEGEAKEFRELMKESFASGGVAHPGDFLPILNWIGGRSYLKKLMNLGERMDRLLQKLIDEVRAKRQGNTMIDHLLSLQQTEPDYYTDQLIKGLILVMLLAGTDTSAVTLEWAMSNLLNNPDVLKKARTELDSQIGQENLIDEPDVSKLQYLQSIIFETLRLNPSVPLLLPHMASTDCRICGYDVPRDTIVLINAWAIHRDPTLWDDPTSFKPERHGNGERESNKLMPFGLGRRACPGAGLAQRVVGLTLGSLIQCFEWERVSEKEVDMAEGNGITMPKVVPLEAMCKARPIVNKVLTGTI, encoded by the exons ATGGAACTAGAATCAACAATCCTTTTCTCATCTCTTTCTCTTatccttcttctcttttgcttCAAGTTGttgtttcaaatcaaaacttcCAAACAAAACCTTCCTCCAAGTCCATCTCCTCTTCCTTTTCTCGGCCACCTCCACCTTATAAAAAGACCCATCCATCGCTTTTACCATAGTCTTTCCCAAAAATATGGCCCTATTTTCTCCCTTCGGTTCGGCTCCCGCCTTGTAGTTGTAGTGTCGTCATCAACAGCAGCCGAGGAATGCTTCACCAAAAACGATATCGTTCTAGCTTACCGCCCCAAGTTACTCATAGGCAAGTACCTTGGCTACAATTGGAGCACGGTCGTTGCCTCACCCTACGGTGATCATTGGCGCAACCTTCGTCGGATTGGTGCCATCGAAATCTTCTCATCCAGTCGCTTGAACGCCTTTCTAAGCATTAGAAAAGATGAAGTCAAGCGACTGTTGATGAAACTATCGAGTGATGATAATTCTGGACAAGAATTTACCAAGGTGGAGTTAAAATCTCTGTTTGTCGACTTAACTTTCAATAATATTATGAGAATGGTAGCAGGGAAGAGGTACCATGGTGGGGACAGTGTGACGGACGAAGGAGAGGCAAAGGAATTTAGGGAGCTAATGAAGGAGTCTTTTGCAAGTGGAGGAGTTGCCCATCCAGGGGATTTTCTGCCCATTTTGAATTGGATTGGTGGAAGGAGTTACttgaaaaaattgatgaatCTTGGAGAGAGGATGGATCGGCTTTTGCAAAAGTTGATTGACGAGGTTCGAGCTAAGAGGCAAGGGAATACTATGATTGATCATCTTCTTTCTTTGCAACAAACTGAGCCTGATTACTATACTGATCAACTTATCAAAGGCCTAATTCTT GTAATGCTGCTAGCCGGAACTGATACATCAGCAGTCACATTGGAATGGGCAATGTCCAATTTACTCAACAACCCAGATGTATTGAAGAAAGCTAGAACAGAACTGGATAGTCAAATTGGTCAAGAAAATTTGATTGATGAACCTGATGTTTCCAAGCTACAATACCTTCAAAGTATCATCTTTGAGACCCTTCGGTTGAACCCTTCAGTTCCTCTCCTACTCCCACACATGGCGTCAACTGATTGCAGGATATGCGGATACGATGTGCCACGTGACACGATCGTATTGATCAATGCATGGGCTATTCATAGAGACCCGACATTGTGGGATGATCCGACAAGTTTTAAGCCTGAGAGGCATGGGAATGGAGAGAGGGAATCAAACAAGCTGATGCCTTTTGGATTAGGAAGAAGGGCGTGTCCTGGAGCTGGCTTGGCTCAACGAGTTGTGGGCTTGACCTTGGGCTCATTGATCCAATGTTTTGAATGGGAAAGAGTTAGTGAGAAAGAAGTTGACATGGCTGAAGGTAATGGAATCACCATGCCTAAAGTCGTGCCATTAGAAGCCATGTGTAAAGCTCGTCCCATTGTCAACAAGGTTCTCACCGGAACTATTTAA
- the LOC108661594 gene encoding uncharacterized protein LOC108661594 encodes MADKNKEGISKGNENLGEAIHTKNTSEIWVDFQERFTQGIALRVYELKRAIMLLQQEKVPISTYYGKLKALWNKAQSFLPLPVYTCGKCICGVLRQMQEMREEEKVFNFLMGLDESYKTVCSQILSLEPLSTIGWAYVIAAQEEKQLAMAASLPTVLEKVALTARNQTIEGARHGSGQKIGDW; translated from the exons ATGGCCGATAAGAATAAGGAAGGAATAAGTAAGGGTAACGAGAATTTG GGAGAAGCAATACATACAAAAAATACAAGTGAAATATGGGTTGATTTCCAAGAACGATTCACTCAAGGCATTGCACTTAGAGTCTATGAACTCAAGCGAGCAATTATGCTTTTGCAACAAGAGAAGGTCCCAATCTCTACTTATTATGGAAAATTGAAAGCTTTATGGAATAAAGCACAAAGCTTTCTACCCTTACCGGTTTACACTTGTGGAAAGTGCATTTGTGGTGTCTTGAGACAAATGCAAGAGATGCGTGAGGAAGAAAAGGTATTTAACTTTTTGATGGGATTGGATGAAAGCTACAAAACCGTGTGTTCCCAAATTCTCAGCTTGGAGCCCTTGTCGACTATTGGATGGGCTTATGTGATAGCGGCACAAGAAGAGAAGCAGTTGGCAATGGCTGCATCACTACCCACGGTGCTCGAAAAAGTTGCTTTGACGGCGAGAAATCAGACAATTGAAGGTGCAAGGCATGGTAGTGGGCAAAAGATAGGTGATTGGTGA